GCGCCGAATCGGATACCGGCTCGCCATCCTCACCAATCAGAGCGGCGTCGGCAGAGGCTATTACACCGAAGACGAGGTCCGAGCCTGCAACCGCAGACTCGAAGAGCTCCTGCGAAAGGAAGGCGTGGTCATAGACGCCACCCTGCACTGCCCCCACGCTCCGGAAGACAACTGCGACTGTCGCAAGCCCGCCCCCGGACTCATGTATCAGGCCGCGGAAGAGCTCGGCTTCGACCCGGAAAAAGCGTGGATGATAGGCGACAAATACGCCGACATCCGCCTCGGAGCCGACACCGGCGCAACCCCGGTCCTGGTACGAACAGGCAAGGGAGCAAAGGAAGAAGCC
The sequence above is drawn from the Desulfovibrio oxyclinae DSM 11498 genome and encodes:
- the gmhB gene encoding D-glycero-beta-D-manno-heptose 1,7-bisphosphate 7-phosphatase, which translates into the protein MNRYILLDRDGTVIHDRHYLKDPEEVELLPGAAEGLRKLRRIGYRLAILTNQSGVGRGYYTEDEVRACNRRLEELLRKEGVVIDATLHCPHAPEDNCDCRKPAPGLMYQAAEELGFDPEKAWMIGDKYADIRLGADTGATPVLVRTGKGAKEEARCSDLARYVVDNLKEAADRIAETD